The following proteins are encoded in a genomic region of Pirellulales bacterium:
- a CDS encoding ATP-binding cassette domain-containing protein yields the protein MALLKIDKLTMRFGGLTAVCDLDLEVPVGSIFSVIGPNGAGKTTVFNAITGIYTPTEGKIEFKGHELRRPFSLKTLLLCGTVGILTSFAALLVSVDVNALWRATIKRNLQDRSAPFSSTEAWHDFCGYLRGDLAVERKGTNWAVVPWNDSRPVFGVAKRRSDARQLASLLDPVVAGATSLESLPNAADRWRIAADSDMLADVARARQSQLRVEWIAFVAGLIVATAGTYVVWNRARRTPDVIAAGGIARTFQNIRLFTSMTVLENVQVAVDRIARRTESVRRAFDGLGFVGLQEKAGALAGSLAYGDQRRLEIARALALKPQLLLLDEPAAGMNPTESAELMKLIKRIRDSGVTVLLIEHHMKVVMGISDCLAVLDHGVKIAEGTPAEVRSNPKVIEAYLGKEESGSTE from the coding sequence ATGGCATTGCTCAAAATCGACAAATTGACGATGCGGTTCGGCGGGCTGACCGCCGTCTGCGATCTGGACCTCGAAGTGCCGGTCGGTTCGATCTTTTCCGTAATCGGCCCGAATGGCGCCGGCAAGACCACGGTCTTCAATGCGATCACGGGCATCTACACTCCCACCGAAGGTAAGATCGAGTTCAAGGGCCACGAGCTGCGTCGTCCTTTTAGTTTGAAAACGCTTTTGCTGTGCGGTACCGTCGGAATCCTGACGAGCTTTGCGGCCCTTTTGGTTAGTGTCGATGTCAACGCGCTTTGGCGGGCGACCATCAAACGAAATCTTCAAGATCGGTCGGCGCCGTTTTCTTCGACCGAGGCCTGGCATGATTTCTGTGGGTATTTGCGCGGGGATCTTGCGGTCGAACGAAAGGGAACAAATTGGGCCGTGGTTCCCTGGAATGATTCGCGACCAGTTTTTGGCGTTGCCAAGCGACGGAGCGATGCTCGCCAATTGGCTTCGTTGCTCGACCCCGTCGTTGCGGGCGCGACTTCGCTTGAATCATTGCCAAATGCGGCCGACCGCTGGCGAATCGCGGCCGATTCGGACATGCTCGCCGACGTCGCTCGCGCCCGCCAATCCCAACTGCGCGTCGAGTGGATTGCTTTTGTCGCAGGCTTGATCGTGGCAACGGCTGGAACATACGTAGTTTGGAACCGCGCCCGCCGCACGCCGGATGTGATCGCCGCGGGTGGAATCGCCCGGACGTTTCAGAATATCCGCCTGTTCACGAGCATGACCGTGCTGGAAAACGTTCAGGTGGCCGTCGACCGCATCGCCCGACGAACCGAATCGGTGCGCCGCGCGTTCGACGGGCTGGGGTTCGTTGGATTACAGGAGAAGGCCGGTGCGCTCGCCGGGTCGCTGGCCTATGGCGATCAGCGGCGATTGGAAATCGCTCGGGCATTGGCACTCAAGCCGCAATTGCTGCTGCTCGACGAGCCGGCGGCCGGAATGAACCCAACCGAGTCAGCCGAACTGATGAAGCTCATCAAGCGGATTCGCGATAGCGGCGTGACGGTGCTGCTGATCGAGCATCACATGAAGGTGGTCATGGGCATTTCCGATTGTTTGGCTGTGCTCGACCACGGCGTCAAAATCGCAGAAGGAACTCCGGCCGAAGTCCGCTCCAATCCGAAGGTGATCGAGGCCTATCTCGGAAAGGAAGAAAGCGGCTCAACTGAATGA
- a CDS encoding ABC transporter ATP-binding protein: MLEIENLHSGYGPIEVLKGISVEVREGEIVAMIGANGAGKTTTLMAISGLNRIRSGRVRFNGREIHPLPAHEIVRLGLCHSPEGRKIFPRLTVLENLQMGAFTRRDHDGVRRDLEHNFDLFPILRQRAAQQGGTLSGGEQQMLAVARALMGRPKLLLLDEPSLGLAPLVASKIFDVIRRLNQDGIAVLLVEQNARMALKLANRGYVMETGQITMTGPAGQLLADQRIKDAYLGE; the protein is encoded by the coding sequence CTGCTCGAAATCGAAAACTTGCATTCCGGCTACGGGCCGATCGAAGTGCTCAAAGGCATTTCGGTCGAGGTCCGTGAGGGGGAGATCGTCGCGATGATCGGGGCCAATGGCGCGGGCAAAACGACAACGCTCATGGCGATCTCCGGCCTGAACCGCATTCGATCCGGCCGCGTGCGGTTCAATGGCCGCGAAATCCATCCGCTTCCAGCGCACGAGATCGTCAGGCTCGGACTTTGCCACTCGCCGGAAGGGCGGAAGATATTCCCGCGGCTAACTGTGCTTGAAAACCTTCAGATGGGCGCCTTCACCCGCCGCGACCATGACGGCGTTCGACGAGATCTGGAGCACAATTTCGATTTGTTTCCGATCCTCCGCCAGCGCGCCGCGCAACAAGGGGGAACCTTATCGGGCGGCGAGCAACAAATGTTGGCCGTCGCTCGCGCGCTCATGGGGCGGCCAAAGCTGCTCTTGCTCGATGAGCCGTCGCTCGGCCTGGCCCCGCTGGTCGCGAGCAAGATCTTCGACGTAATACGCCGCCTGAATCAAGACGGCATCGCCGTGCTCCTCGTCGAGCAAAACGCCCGAATGGCCCTCAAACTCGCCAACCGCGGCTACGTAATGGAGACCGGTCAAATCACCATGACCGGCCCGGCGGGGCAACTGCTGGCCGATCAGCGGATAAAAGATGCGTATCTCGGTGAGTGA
- a CDS encoding branched-chain amino acid ABC transporter permease translates to MSGPALNDSPGLRKQWPTAQIAEVVALIALVCLPWAVSSAIGDRFTDLFVFAILALGLNVVVGYTGLLHLGIGAFYGIGAYIAGILMLGTNPFHVGFAPALLFATIGAAIAGLVLGAPTLRLRGDYLALVTLGFGEVVKVALRNLEEITNGMQSLGPLPPPKVPAAAVGVLKALKLGPDFADYRLFYYLALAILVGIVLFLRHLERSRLGRAWVAIREDELAATCMAINAPRVKLSAFALSAALAGAAGCLFATKLTNTANPHEYGFPLSITALCCIILGGLGSIRGVLLGVLLLQGYEYIVAGLLDQWVQGFRDRVVDWFSTGFPASFPPHGASVGKIQYLLTFSNWKLMIFGLVLILIVRFRPEGLLPSRRVQHEFSTTDHEIGDMGHAK, encoded by the coding sequence ATGAGTGGACCGGCGCTGAACGATTCACCGGGGCTGCGGAAGCAATGGCCGACCGCGCAGATCGCAGAGGTCGTCGCACTCATTGCGCTCGTGTGCCTGCCGTGGGCGGTGAGCAGCGCCATCGGCGATCGATTCACGGACCTGTTTGTCTTTGCGATCCTCGCCCTCGGGCTGAATGTGGTCGTCGGCTATACGGGGCTGTTGCACTTGGGAATCGGCGCGTTCTACGGCATCGGGGCCTACATCGCTGGAATCTTGATGCTCGGCACCAATCCCTTTCACGTCGGTTTTGCGCCGGCACTGCTCTTCGCAACGATCGGGGCTGCGATCGCGGGATTGGTGCTCGGCGCGCCGACGCTGCGGCTGCGAGGCGATTATCTCGCCCTCGTGACCCTAGGCTTCGGCGAGGTTGTGAAGGTCGCCTTGCGGAATCTTGAAGAAATCACCAACGGCATGCAGTCGCTCGGCCCGCTGCCGCCTCCCAAAGTGCCCGCGGCGGCGGTAGGCGTTCTCAAGGCATTGAAGCTGGGTCCCGACTTCGCCGACTACCGCCTCTTCTACTACCTTGCGCTGGCGATCCTTGTCGGGATCGTGCTGTTCTTGAGACACCTCGAGCGATCGCGATTGGGCCGGGCCTGGGTTGCGATTCGCGAGGATGAATTGGCTGCCACGTGCATGGCGATCAACGCCCCGCGCGTCAAGCTTTCGGCATTCGCGCTCAGCGCCGCTCTGGCCGGCGCGGCTGGCTGTCTGTTCGCGACCAAGCTCACCAATACGGCCAATCCCCACGAGTATGGCTTCCCGCTTTCAATCACAGCCCTGTGCTGCATCATCCTCGGCGGGCTGGGGAGCATTCGCGGTGTGCTGCTCGGAGTCTTGCTCTTGCAAGGCTACGAATACATCGTCGCTGGGTTGCTCGACCAGTGGGTGCAAGGCTTCAGAGATCGCGTCGTGGATTGGTTTTCGACAGGTTTTCCGGCTAGCTTTCCTCCGCATGGGGCCTCCGTCGGAAAGATTCAGTATTTGCTGACGTTCAGCAACTGGAAACTGATGATCTTCGGCCTGGTGTTGATCCTCATCGTGCGCTTCCGGCCAGAAGGCCTGCTCCCGTCGCGGAGAGTGCAACATGAATTCAGCACGACGGATCACGAGATTGGCGATATGGGGCACGCAAAGTAG
- a CDS encoding right-handed parallel beta-helix repeat-containing protein: MRTMRVALISLATIGFVILSEAAARDLFVNNSAGDDLFDGGSPTSTGVGRGPVQTLRQALWLANTGDHVSLANTGEPYRESVTLFGDKHSGYPSRPFIIDGNGAKLDGSLGVPPEAWQHDHDDVFRFRPERMAYQQLFLDGRPAVRRSLTSTTGGLPELKPLEWAMTRGQIYFRVEPDRLPDQYNPADTNLTVGLTLYKVEHVAIANLFVQGFQLDGINLQDVRSPCTLTQISARGNGRSGIAVCGASRVAIDACLAGNNGQSQLHLEGPSETHVENCDLIPNTGPKWTRGSDSRLFVDGKATDDRMTR, encoded by the coding sequence ATGCGAACGATGCGAGTCGCCCTGATTTCGTTGGCCACGATCGGCTTCGTCATTTTGAGCGAGGCGGCCGCCAGGGATCTGTTTGTCAACAATTCGGCCGGCGACGATTTGTTCGACGGCGGGTCGCCAACGAGCACCGGGGTTGGCCGGGGTCCGGTGCAGACCTTGCGGCAAGCGTTGTGGCTGGCGAACACTGGGGACCATGTTTCTCTGGCCAACACCGGCGAGCCGTATCGCGAATCGGTCACGCTATTTGGGGACAAGCACAGCGGTTATCCATCGCGCCCCTTCATCATCGACGGCAACGGCGCCAAACTCGATGGTTCACTGGGCGTGCCGCCCGAAGCTTGGCAGCACGACCACGACGACGTGTTTCGCTTTCGCCCCGAGCGGATGGCGTATCAACAGTTGTTTCTCGACGGACGCCCTGCGGTGCGCCGAAGCCTGACGTCGACGACGGGCGGCTTGCCGGAATTAAAACCGCTGGAGTGGGCCATGACCCGTGGACAAATTTATTTTCGTGTCGAGCCGGACCGACTCCCGGATCAATACAATCCCGCCGACACCAATTTGACCGTCGGGCTGACGCTCTACAAAGTCGAGCACGTGGCGATCGCCAATTTGTTCGTTCAGGGTTTTCAGCTTGACGGCATCAATTTGCAGGACGTGCGGTCCCCGTGCACGCTGACTCAAATCTCCGCCCGCGGCAACGGACGCAGCGGGATCGCGGTTTGCGGGGCATCGCGAGTCGCGATCGACGCCTGCTTGGCGGGCAACAATGGCCAGAGCCAACTTCATCTCGAGGGCCCGAGCGAAACCCACGTCGAGAATTGCGATCTCATCCCAAATACCGGCCCGAAATGGACCAGAGGGTCCGACAGCCGCTTGTTTGTTGACGGAAAGGCAACGGATGACAGGATGACAAGGTGA
- a CDS encoding branched-chain amino acid ABC transporter permease: protein MPQVENKQNRRRQFSSRTLFYAAGLLATGCGLAVYLPQNAFLLQQCLNGLTFGALVALIALGYTMVYGIIGLINFAHGDLFMLGAFFAWTLVGWLDLEHAGAAATIAGIGLLLVLVPLFCAGLNWTVDRLVYKPLRNAPKLAPLVSAIGVSFIFMNLGEFWGGPADLSFPSLVSGRNLLGNSALQLTAKDLLLVAIVVPIMIALTLLVKRTRLGRAMRATAQNPVAAQLMGINVDRVIGATFLIGGGLGGVASVIYGLYINTIGFQMGYQNGLYAFTAAVLGGIGNIPGAVLGGIVIGLVRSLGSAYVSEHWADALIFGILILILVFRPSGLLGERTREKV, encoded by the coding sequence GTGCCACAGGTCGAGAACAAACAGAATCGTCGTCGTCAATTCTCGTCGCGAACACTGTTTTACGCCGCCGGCTTGCTCGCGACGGGCTGCGGGCTGGCGGTTTATCTGCCGCAGAATGCTTTCCTTCTCCAACAGTGCCTGAACGGTTTGACGTTTGGAGCGCTCGTCGCGTTGATCGCACTGGGATACACGATGGTCTACGGGATCATCGGGTTGATTAATTTTGCCCATGGCGATTTGTTCATGCTTGGGGCGTTCTTCGCCTGGACGCTGGTAGGCTGGCTCGATTTGGAACATGCCGGAGCGGCCGCAACGATTGCAGGGATCGGCTTGTTGCTAGTTCTGGTTCCGCTGTTTTGCGCGGGCTTGAATTGGACAGTCGATCGGCTCGTCTACAAACCGCTCCGAAATGCTCCGAAATTGGCCCCCCTGGTGTCCGCGATCGGCGTGTCGTTCATCTTCATGAACCTCGGCGAGTTCTGGGGCGGGCCGGCGGACCTGAGCTTTCCCAGCCTTGTCTCCGGGCGGAATCTGCTGGGCAACTCCGCTTTGCAATTGACGGCTAAGGATCTGTTGCTCGTCGCCATCGTCGTGCCGATCATGATTGCATTGACCCTGTTGGTGAAACGGACCCGGCTCGGCCGCGCGATGCGCGCCACGGCCCAGAACCCGGTCGCCGCTCAATTGATGGGGATCAACGTCGATCGAGTGATTGGCGCGACCTTCTTGATCGGCGGCGGTTTGGGAGGCGTGGCCAGCGTGATCTACGGCCTGTATATCAATACGATTGGATTCCAGATGGGATATCAAAACGGCCTCTACGCCTTCACCGCCGCGGTGCTCGGCGGGATTGGCAATATTCCTGGAGCAGTGCTCGGCGGGATAGTGATCGGCCTGGTTCGGTCGCTGGGGAGCGCCTATGTCAGCGAGCATTGGGCCGACGCGCTGATTTTTGGAATCTTGATTCTGATTCTCGTATTCCGACCATCTGGTTTGCTTGGCGAGCGAACGAGGGAAAAAGTATGA
- a CDS encoding class I SAM-dependent rRNA methyltransferase — MSDSTQPLLEGAPLRECAPGTGVAQVRLKPRKVRPFFGRHPWVLDTAIARIDGHPADGDVVDLISDKGRFVARGLFNSRSRIRVRLYSWLASEPLDDSFWRRRLEAAIALRRNLGYTDPNGAARLVFSEADGLSGLIVDRYGPYLAIQTTALAMAQRLDLLTPMLVELIQPRGIVVRNERGLAQTEGIQVVEGRHWGQMPDGPVFIEEHGLRYGVDLREGQKTGFYLDQRENRRIAAGYCRGRRVLDLFCYSGGFGLGALALGGAREVLAVDSSQKALTLARANAELNGVSNIHFQASDGFEMLDSLRAAGERFGAVILDPPKFARSRAALDDALMAYHRLNRTAAELLEPGGILVTCSCSGHVTREDFLHMLSGVAQRSGRDIQVLEQRGAAPDHPVGASCLETEYLKCFICRVV, encoded by the coding sequence GTGTCTGATTCGACTCAGCCATTGCTCGAAGGTGCGCCGCTGCGCGAATGCGCTCCAGGAACGGGGGTCGCGCAGGTCCGGCTGAAGCCGCGTAAGGTCCGGCCCTTCTTCGGCCGGCATCCGTGGGTTCTCGACACTGCCATTGCCAGGATCGACGGTCATCCGGCGGACGGCGACGTCGTCGATTTGATCTCGGACAAGGGACGGTTCGTCGCCCGCGGGCTGTTCAACAGCCGAAGCCGAATCCGCGTGCGGCTCTATAGCTGGCTGGCCTCCGAGCCGCTCGACGATAGTTTCTGGCGGCGGCGACTGGAAGCGGCCATCGCCTTGCGTCGCAATCTTGGCTACACCGATCCAAACGGCGCGGCGCGGCTCGTCTTCAGCGAGGCCGATGGGCTAAGCGGCTTGATCGTCGATCGTTATGGGCCGTATCTGGCGATTCAAACGACGGCGCTAGCGATGGCCCAGCGGCTGGATCTGTTGACGCCGATGCTCGTTGAGTTGATTCAGCCGCGCGGGATTGTTGTTCGCAATGAGCGCGGTCTGGCGCAAACCGAAGGGATTCAAGTGGTGGAGGGGCGGCACTGGGGGCAGATGCCGGACGGGCCGGTCTTCATCGAAGAACATGGGCTGCGTTATGGCGTCGATTTACGAGAAGGGCAAAAGACGGGCTTCTATCTCGATCAGCGGGAGAATCGCCGAATTGCCGCCGGCTATTGCCGCGGGCGGCGCGTGCTCGATCTGTTCTGCTATAGCGGCGGATTTGGTCTCGGTGCTTTGGCGCTAGGAGGCGCGCGGGAAGTGCTTGCCGTCGATAGCAGCCAAAAGGCTCTGACGCTCGCGCGAGCTAACGCCGAATTGAACGGCGTGTCGAACATCCATTTTCAGGCCAGCGACGGATTTGAGATGCTCGATTCGCTGCGCGCTGCAGGCGAAAGATTCGGGGCAGTGATTCTCGATCCGCCGAAATTCGCCCGCAGCCGCGCAGCGCTCGACGACGCGCTGATGGCCTATCACCGCTTGAATCGCACGGCCGCCGAATTGCTCGAACCGGGCGGCATTCTTGTCACGTGCAGTTGCTCGGGGCACGTCACCCGCGAGGATTTTCTGCACATGCTCTCCGGCGTGGCCCAACGCTCCGGGCGCGATATTCAGGTGCTCGAACAGCGAGGCGCCGCCCCCGATCATCCGGTCGGCGCAAGCTGCCTGGAGACCGAATACCTCAAATGCTTCATCTGCCGCGTTGTGTAG
- a CDS encoding HTTM domain-containing protein, whose amino-acid sequence MPAIRSYFDTLARRFGESWNRFWFTPSDPFTLGMIRVLTAIVALGLYLSCIPDLERWFGPDGLLPENAVLHLRDAKVFSAFDYANSTSSLWALFWIGAAALALFLVGLFTRVTAVVALFAVLSLIHRGPMLARPVDDIVAMLMFYLCLGPCGAALSLDSWRDRRKTAAAETAPRQCWGATVVVRLMQVHLSVIYFMMAMAKLRSPVWLAGRAVWGLIVKPESRLLDLTGLANHMYVINLWTLAIVLFELCFAFLIWNRMARPLLLGLSLPIWIGTALLTGMTSWVLMMLVANLAFVSPDCLRNCFERRTTSA is encoded by the coding sequence ATGCCCGCAATTCGATCCTATTTCGACACGCTCGCGCGACGCTTCGGCGAAAGCTGGAACCGTTTCTGGTTTACCCCGAGCGATCCGTTCACGCTCGGCATGATTCGGGTGCTGACGGCGATCGTGGCCCTGGGTCTTTACCTGAGCTGCATTCCCGACCTGGAACGCTGGTTCGGGCCGGACGGACTGCTGCCGGAAAACGCCGTCTTGCACCTCCGCGACGCAAAAGTCTTTTCGGCCTTTGACTACGCGAATTCAACGTCGTCGCTGTGGGCGCTCTTTTGGATCGGCGCCGCGGCTCTGGCGTTGTTTCTCGTGGGTCTATTTACGCGCGTAACGGCGGTGGTGGCCCTGTTCGCCGTGCTATCGCTAATTCATCGCGGACCGATGTTGGCTCGTCCGGTGGACGACATTGTCGCCATGTTGATGTTTTATCTTTGCCTCGGGCCGTGTGGAGCGGCGTTGTCGCTCGACTCTTGGAGAGATCGACGCAAAACAGCGGCCGCGGAAACCGCGCCAAGACAGTGTTGGGGGGCGACCGTCGTCGTTCGCCTGATGCAGGTGCACCTTTCAGTGATTTATTTCATGATGGCGATGGCCAAACTGAGGAGCCCGGTGTGGTTGGCCGGACGGGCCGTTTGGGGGCTCATCGTCAAACCCGAGTCGCGCCTGCTCGATCTGACGGGCTTAGCGAACCATATGTATGTGATTAACCTCTGGACGCTGGCTATCGTGCTCTTCGAGTTGTGCTTCGCATTCTTGATTTGGAATAGAATGGCCCGGCCGCTGCTCTTGGGGCTGTCGCTGCCGATTTGGATCGGAACGGCGCTGTTGACGGGCATGACGAGCTGGGTGCTTATGATGCTAGTGGCCAATCTGGCGTTTGTCTCGCCGGATTGCCTGCGCAATTGCTTTGAGAGACGAACCACTTCGGCTTGA